Proteins from a single region of Rhodothermales bacterium:
- a CDS encoding glycosyltransferase: MKISVVVPFFNEEKHIESCIAALSGQSYPKDQYEIILVDNNSTDQSATIARRNPEVRVVLEEVQGDYAARNRGIAESTGDIIAFTDADTAPREDWLSNIDQAMQDSGAAVLVGRLHFSSASSSLAMLAAYESDKMGWIFDSKIEDLYVAYTCNMATRRTVLEQLGGFPLIYRSADIVFLRRAIDVHSSSAVRYDANIEADRLEISTLRQYYSKLHTYGRDYARYSRKESLRALSNVERLRIVRQTINRNDYSFAAGALLLVLLVIGGICYDTGRILGPSS, from the coding sequence ATGAAGATCTCCGTCGTAGTACCATTCTTTAACGAGGAGAAGCACATCGAGTCGTGCATCGCGGCTCTGTCCGGTCAGTCCTACCCAAAGGATCAGTACGAGATAATCCTCGTCGACAACAACTCTACGGACCAGTCGGCGACGATTGCACGACGAAATCCGGAGGTGAGAGTGGTCCTGGAAGAAGTACAAGGAGACTACGCTGCACGAAACCGCGGGATTGCGGAATCGACGGGAGACATCATCGCCTTCACGGATGCTGACACGGCCCCGAGGGAAGACTGGCTAAGCAACATCGACCAGGCGATGCAGGATTCCGGCGCGGCTGTGCTCGTAGGCCGCCTGCACTTTTCATCCGCCTCAAGTTCCCTCGCAATGCTGGCGGCCTACGAGTCGGACAAGATGGGGTGGATCTTCGATAGTAAGATCGAAGACCTGTATGTCGCATACACGTGCAACATGGCAACACGCCGTACCGTGCTTGAGCAGCTCGGCGGTTTCCCCCTGATCTACCGAAGCGCTGACATTGTTTTCCTTCGACGCGCGATCGATGTCCATTCGTCTTCGGCGGTCCGATACGACGCCAACATCGAGGCGGACCGACTTGAGATCTCGACACTGAGACAGTACTACTCGAAACTCCACACGTACGGACGAGATTACGCCCGGTACTCGCGCAAGGAGTCCTTGCGCGCGTTGAGCAACGTCGAGCGACTTCGAATCGTTCGCCAAACGATAAACCGGAACGATTACTCCTTTGCCGCTGGCGCGCTGCTTCTGGTGCTGCTCGTGATTGGCGGCATCTGTTACGACACAGGGCGAATTCTCGGACCAAGCTCCTGA